A window of Ardenticatena maritima contains these coding sequences:
- a CDS encoding thymidine kinase yields MPQRFPVGGVVELICGSMFSGKTEELIRRVRRAQIARQKVQVFKPSIDDRYHSTRVASHTGMQIDAIPVEHAEDILRLLEPDTQVVAIDEVQFFDWHIATVVNTLADRGVRVIAAGLDLDFRGEPFGPMPLLLAQAEVVDKLSAICVKCGAPASRTQRLIDGRPAFYEDPVIMVGADEVYEARCRQCHEVPRRADEA; encoded by the coding sequence ATGCCGCAACGTTTCCCAGTCGGTGGTGTGGTGGAATTGATTTGTGGGAGCATGTTCAGCGGGAAAACCGAGGAACTGATTCGCCGTGTCCGCCGTGCGCAAATTGCCCGCCAAAAGGTGCAAGTGTTCAAGCCCAGCATTGATGACCGGTATCACTCAACCCGCGTCGCGTCGCACACGGGCATGCAAATTGACGCGATTCCCGTTGAGCACGCCGAAGATATTTTGCGCCTGCTCGAACCCGATACGCAGGTTGTCGCTATTGATGAAGTGCAGTTCTTCGACTGGCACATTGCCACGGTTGTCAACACACTCGCCGACCGCGGCGTGCGTGTGATTGCCGCGGGGCTTGACCTGGATTTCCGCGGCGAACCGTTTGGCCCGATGCCGCTGTTGCTTGCACAAGCCGAAGTGGTAGACAAGTTGAGCGCGATTTGCGTCAAATGCGGCGCGCCTGCCAGCCGCACCCAGCGCCTGATTGACGGTCGCCCCGCTTTTTACGAAGACCCCGTCATCATGGTAGGGGCGGATGAGGTGTACGAGGCGCGCTGTCGCCAATGCCACGAAGTTCCACGCCGCGCCGATGAAGCGTAG
- a CDS encoding queuosine 5'-phosphate N-glycosylase/hydrolase has protein sequence MSQNPLHSVRETTAWVAERARHVHLLPDALTVLAESLVADGGVNQSWDRTPHFADGTPRTVQYLLVLDALNFCFWPKPGLEYEHLALGLKRAIEADPHVFDAERLVQVEADDLRRWVGAELPQMEERVRLVREVGAGLLAHFGGQAANLVSAADHSAARLVSLLTAHFPGFRDHAVYDGRQVFFYKRAQIFAADVWGAFNGAGLGRFDDVHEMTMFADYRVPQYLRARGVLVYAPPLAEKVDARQEIAPGSPEEIEIRAATVQAVEHLRSLLAQRGYDVPAVQVDWLLWERAEAVRESLPPHHRTLTIYY, from the coding sequence ATGAGCCAGAATCCACTGCACTCTGTTCGTGAAACAACGGCGTGGGTGGCTGAACGGGCGCGGCATGTGCATCTGCTCCCCGACGCCCTAACGGTGTTGGCGGAATCGCTTGTAGCGGATGGCGGCGTCAACCAGTCCTGGGATCGCACGCCCCACTTTGCCGATGGAACACCGCGCACGGTGCAGTATCTGCTTGTGCTGGATGCGCTCAATTTTTGCTTCTGGCCCAAGCCGGGGTTGGAGTATGAGCATCTGGCGCTGGGCTTGAAGCGCGCCATTGAAGCCGACCCCCACGTCTTCGACGCTGAGCGGTTGGTGCAGGTTGAAGCCGACGACCTGCGGCGTTGGGTGGGCGCTGAGTTGCCCCAAATGGAAGAACGTGTGCGCCTTGTGCGCGAGGTGGGGGCGGGCTTGCTGGCGCATTTTGGTGGGCAGGCGGCCAATCTGGTGTCGGCGGCTGACCATTCGGCGGCGCGGCTGGTGTCCTTGTTGACGGCGCATTTCCCCGGCTTTCGCGACCATGCCGTGTACGATGGGCGGCAGGTCTTTTTCTACAAGCGCGCGCAGATTTTTGCCGCCGATGTGTGGGGCGCGTTCAACGGGGCAGGGCTGGGGCGGTTTGATGATGTGCATGAGATGACAATGTTCGCCGATTACCGCGTGCCGCAGTATTTGCGGGCACGTGGTGTGCTGGTGTATGCCCCGCCGCTTGCCGAAAAAGTGGACGCCCGACAGGAAATTGCGCCCGGCAGCCCCGAAGAAATTGAGATTCGGGCGGCGACGGTGCAAGCCGTCGAACACTTGCGCTCGCTTTTGGCGCAACGCGGCTATGATGTGCCGGCGGTGCAGGTGGATTGGCTCTTGTGGGAACGCGCCGAAGCCGTGCGCGAAAGTTTGCCGCCGCACCACCGCACGCTGACAATCTACTACTGA
- a CDS encoding TIGR00269 family protein, with amino-acid sequence MKCRKCREKAVINMRQHKLALCKEHYLEWFVEQTERFIKKYKMFTRDERVLVAVSGGKDSLALWDVLLKLGYQADGFYLRLGIDGGIQYSDESYEKIKKFVAEHPGTQLHVVDAKEMYGESIPEVAQRSRRGRGKPCSVCGLIKRHEMNRIAHDLGYPVLATGHNLDDEAAVLFSNTLHWQVGYLARQYPVLPEGDGFARKVKPFCRFYERETAAYALLAGIDYMYEECPYSEGANTIYYKELLNKLEAERPGAKLHFYLSFLRAKDKDGLFANWEEEKVELHACERCGQPTSAPGLCAFCRLWPEEVLNKPQEAFVPLTLVGGLHTQHDEEEATTL; translated from the coding sequence ATGAAATGCCGAAAGTGTCGTGAAAAAGCCGTGATCAACATGCGCCAGCACAAACTGGCGTTGTGCAAAGAGCATTATCTCGAATGGTTTGTTGAGCAGACCGAACGTTTCATCAAAAAGTACAAAATGTTCACGCGCGATGAGCGTGTGCTGGTGGCTGTCAGCGGGGGGAAAGATTCGCTGGCGCTGTGGGATGTGTTGTTGAAACTGGGCTATCAGGCGGATGGTTTCTACCTGCGCCTGGGCATTGATGGTGGTATCCAGTACAGCGATGAATCGTACGAGAAAATCAAGAAATTCGTCGCCGAGCATCCGGGCACGCAACTGCATGTTGTAGACGCCAAGGAGATGTACGGCGAGAGCATTCCCGAAGTTGCCCAACGCTCACGGCGTGGGCGCGGCAAGCCCTGCTCGGTCTGCGGGCTGATCAAGCGCCACGAAATGAACCGCATCGCCCACGATTTGGGCTACCCCGTGCTGGCAACCGGGCACAACCTGGATGACGAAGCCGCCGTGCTCTTTTCCAACACGTTGCACTGGCAGGTGGGCTACCTGGCGCGGCAATACCCCGTCTTGCCCGAGGGGGATGGTTTTGCCCGCAAGGTGAAGCCGTTTTGCCGCTTCTACGAGCGTGAAACGGCGGCGTATGCCTTGCTGGCGGGCATTGATTACATGTATGAAGAATGCCCCTATTCCGAAGGCGCCAACACAATTTACTACAAAGAACTGCTCAACAAACTGGAAGCCGAACGTCCCGGCGCGAAACTGCACTTCTACCTTTCATTCTTGCGCGCCAAAGACAAAGACGGCCTGTTTGCCAACTGGGAAGAGGAAAAAGTCGAACTGCATGCGTGTGAACGGTGTGGCCAGCCGACGAGCGCACCGGGGTTGTGCGCCTTCTGTCGCCTCTGGCCGGAAGAGGTGCTGAACAAGCCGCAAGAGGCTTTCGTGCCGTTGACGCTGGTCGGCGGCTTGCACACACAACATGATGAGGAAGAAGCAACGACGCTATGA
- a CDS encoding MoaD/ThiS family protein, translated as MSEQEKVKVVLRRQEWEVEPGMTAKQLLQHLGLNPQSYLVTVNGELVSEDTRLQPGDFVRLVAVISGGRD; from the coding sequence ATGAGTGAACAGGAAAAAGTGAAAGTGGTCTTGCGTCGGCAAGAGTGGGAAGTGGAACCGGGGATGACCGCCAAACAATTGTTGCAACATTTGGGGCTCAACCCGCAAAGTTATCTCGTGACGGTGAACGGTGAATTGGTGAGCGAAGATACACGCTTGCAACCGGGGGATTTTGTTCGACTGGTGGCTGTCATTTCAGGTGGAAGGGATTAG
- a CDS encoding sugar phosphate isomerase/epimerase family protein: MPAAALSTMWMQLRFDALPPFAEAAAALGFGALELSHVVTPAMLEHLSPAALALPVRVCHHPCPNPGGVPELSATDPDAHARAVAAACRTLHTAAEWGAHAVVVHAGIVPLDRRWENALRARVLAGERETPAYTALWAQVQQERARRAETALGAVRRALDVLVPLAERLGVRIGLETGEWVAAIPSYAEARALLDDYPAAVLGLWVDTGHATIVERLGGTPLRHWLQTFAPRLVGMHYHDVHGLRDHLIPGRGTIAWGEIASLIPADALPTCEFDWYYTPAEIAEGRAFLARHGLVDGA; encoded by the coding sequence ATGCCTGCCGCCGCGCTTTCAACCATGTGGATGCAGTTGCGCTTTGACGCCCTGCCGCCGTTCGCCGAAGCAGCGGCGGCGCTTGGTTTTGGGGCGCTTGAACTGAGCCACGTCGTCACACCCGCCATGCTGGAACATCTTTCCCCCGCGGCGCTCGCTTTGCCCGTGCGTGTCTGCCATCATCCGTGCCCCAACCCCGGCGGCGTGCCCGAACTCAGCGCCACCGACCCCGACGCCCACGCCCGCGCGGTGGCGGCGGCGTGCCGCACACTTCACACCGCCGCCGAATGGGGGGCGCACGCCGTTGTGGTGCACGCCGGCATCGTCCCGCTGGACCGCCGTTGGGAGAATGCGTTGCGGGCACGTGTGCTGGCGGGCGAGCGCGAAACGCCCGCGTACACGGCGCTTTGGGCACAGGTTCAGCAGGAGCGGGCGCGCCGGGCGGAAACGGCATTGGGGGCTGTGCGCCGCGCGCTGGATGTGTTGGTGCCGCTGGCTGAACGCCTGGGCGTGCGCATCGGGCTTGAAACCGGCGAATGGGTGGCGGCAATTCCCTCGTATGCGGAAGCCCGCGCCCTGTTGGACGACTACCCGGCGGCGGTGCTGGGGCTTTGGGTGGATACGGGGCACGCCACCATTGTGGAACGCCTGGGGGGCACCCCGTTGCGGCACTGGTTGCAGACGTTTGCGCCCCGCCTTGTGGGCATGCACTATCACGATGTCCACGGCCTGCGCGACCACCTCATCCCGGGGCGGGGCACCATTGCGTGGGGGGAAATCGCCTCGCTGATTCCTGCGGACGCGCTCCCGACCTGCGAATTTGATTGGTACTACACGCCCGCAGAAATTGCCGAAGGACGGGCGTTTTTGGCGCGGCACGGGCTGGTGGATGGCGCGTAA
- a CDS encoding ribose-phosphate diphosphokinase, with protein MASLQRIVMMSGNANRPLAERMAAHAKRRLADVTVSRFRDGETQVIINDDIRGADVFIIQPTSPPVNQHLMELLVMIDAARRASAGRITAVVPYYGYMRQEKKTEGREPISAKLVANLITVAGANRLLTVDLTNAAIEGFFDIPVDHLSAMRHLAERINALRLENVVLVAPDVGAVRRVERFRTYMRDADVAVVFKDRPRPDEAVVSGIVGNVAGKTAVIVDDIVSTGGTLIAAAEALIANGAERVLAAVTHPVLAAGAAERLAASPIEKIFITDTIALDECPAPFEQVSLAALLAEAVNRIHYGISLSELMSDSSPVV; from the coding sequence ATGGCCTCTTTACAGCGTATCGTGATGATGTCAGGGAACGCCAACCGTCCACTTGCCGAACGCATGGCGGCGCATGCCAAACGCCGCTTGGCGGATGTCACTGTTTCGCGTTTCCGCGACGGCGAGACGCAAGTCATCATCAACGATGATATTCGCGGCGCGGATGTGTTCATCATTCAACCTACCTCGCCGCCCGTCAATCAGCACCTCATGGAACTGCTTGTGATGATTGACGCCGCCCGTCGGGCGTCGGCGGGGCGTATCACCGCCGTGGTGCCCTACTACGGCTACATGCGGCAGGAAAAGAAGACCGAAGGGCGCGAGCCAATTAGCGCCAAATTGGTGGCAAACCTCATCACGGTCGCGGGGGCGAACCGCCTGCTCACCGTGGATTTGACCAACGCCGCCATTGAGGGCTTTTTCGATATTCCCGTTGACCATCTGTCGGCTATGCGCCATCTCGCCGAACGCATCAACGCCCTGCGCCTGGAAAACGTGGTGCTTGTGGCGCCCGATGTCGGGGCGGTGCGCCGCGTGGAGCGTTTCCGCACCTACATGCGTGATGCCGATGTCGCGGTCGTCTTCAAAGACCGCCCACGCCCTGATGAAGCCGTGGTGAGCGGTATCGTGGGCAACGTCGCCGGCAAGACCGCCGTCATCGTGGACGATATTGTCTCCACGGGGGGCACCCTCATCGCCGCCGCCGAGGCACTGATTGCCAACGGGGCGGAGCGCGTGCTGGCGGCTGTCACGCATCCCGTGTTGGCGGCTGGGGCGGCTGAACGGCTTGCCGCATCGCCCATCGAAAAAATCTTCATCACCGACACCATCGCGCTGGATGAATGCCCCGCCCCCTTTGAGCAAGTCTCGCTGGCGGCGTTGCTTGCCGAAGCGGTCAACCGCATTCACTACGGCATCTCATTGAGCGAATTGATGAGCGATTCTTCGCCGGTGGTCTGA
- a CDS encoding TIGR00725 family protein: MRFPPIIGVIGAGHAAPDILEMAEAVGREIALAGAWLVCGGLGGVMEAASRGAKAAGGFTIGILPGRNREDASPYIDVPIVTGLGEGRNLLVVYNAQVVIAVGGEWGTLSEIALARKTGKPVVALHSWALRFPDGREADVLRAETPADAVRLALQQISASDQS, from the coding sequence ATGCGATTCCCACCCATCATTGGCGTCATCGGTGCCGGGCACGCCGCGCCCGATATCCTCGAAATGGCCGAAGCGGTTGGGCGCGAAATTGCGCTCGCCGGCGCATGGCTGGTCTGCGGGGGGCTGGGGGGCGTTATGGAAGCCGCCAGTCGCGGCGCCAAAGCCGCCGGCGGGTTCACCATTGGTATTCTGCCCGGCCGCAACCGTGAGGACGCCTCGCCCTACATTGACGTGCCCATCGTGACGGGGCTGGGCGAAGGACGCAATTTGCTGGTGGTGTACAACGCGCAAGTGGTGATTGCCGTGGGGGGCGAATGGGGCACGCTTTCCGAAATTGCCCTGGCGCGCAAAACGGGGAAGCCCGTTGTGGCTTTGCATTCGTGGGCGTTGCGCTTCCCCGATGGGCGTGAAGCCGACGTGTTGCGCGCCGAAACCCCCGCCGACGCCGTGCGCTTGGCGTTGCAGCAGATTTCAGCAAGCGACCAATCGTAA
- the hisD gene encoding histidinol dehydrogenase: MIRILTVEEARQTILKRELLGEGEIPPERLERLREATKRPHIRSAAEGVAAIIEDVRTHGDEAVRYYNQVLDGAEVGDLEVPPERMAEAFQRLPSHIQQALTHSAERVRRFHEEQARRETGWQHANAADGTTLGQLVRPLERVGIYAPGGQALYPSSVIMAAVPAVVAGVREIVLVSPPSGPDGIADLILGAAHVSGVTRAFNVGGAQAIAALAYGTESIPRVDKILGPGGLFVVLAMKQVFGVTGIAGLPGPTETLLIADDSANPALVAADLLAQAEHDVLASALLLTPSRRLAEAVAEEVARQVAVLPRRPIIEGSLQRGSGIVLTRDIAEAVALANDYAPEHLCLLLEDPWAWVPHIQHAGGVFVGETACEALGDYIVGPSHIMPTSRTARFSSPVNVRDFQKIISLFGVNEDALQRLGPDAIALAEAEGLQAHAEAIRKRLRG; this comes from the coding sequence ATGATTCGCATTCTCACGGTTGAAGAGGCTCGCCAAACCATTCTCAAACGCGAACTGCTGGGCGAAGGCGAGATTCCACCTGAGCGGCTGGAACGCCTGCGCGAAGCCACCAAGCGGCCGCACATTCGCAGCGCCGCCGAGGGCGTTGCCGCCATCATCGAAGATGTGCGCACGCATGGCGATGAAGCCGTCCGCTACTACAACCAGGTGCTCGATGGGGCGGAAGTGGGCGACCTGGAAGTGCCGCCTGAACGCATGGCGGAAGCCTTCCAGCGCCTGCCGTCCCACATTCAGCAGGCGCTGACCCACAGCGCCGAACGGGTGCGCCGTTTCCACGAAGAGCAGGCGCGCCGCGAAACCGGCTGGCAACACGCCAACGCCGCCGACGGCACAACCCTGGGGCAACTTGTGCGCCCGCTGGAACGGGTGGGCATCTACGCCCCCGGCGGGCAGGCGCTCTACCCCTCATCGGTCATCATGGCGGCGGTGCCGGCGGTGGTTGCCGGCGTGCGCGAGATTGTGCTCGTCTCGCCGCCTTCCGGTCCCGACGGTATTGCCGACTTGATTTTGGGGGCGGCGCACGTCTCCGGCGTGACGCGGGCGTTCAACGTGGGGGGCGCGCAGGCGATTGCCGCGCTCGCATACGGCACGGAAAGCATCCCCCGTGTGGACAAAATTCTGGGTCCCGGCGGGCTGTTCGTCGTGCTGGCGATGAAACAAGTCTTTGGCGTGACGGGCATTGCCGGCTTGCCCGGTCCCACCGAAACCTTGCTCATCGCCGACGACAGCGCCAACCCCGCGCTGGTTGCCGCCGACTTGCTGGCGCAAGCCGAGCACGACGTTCTCGCCAGCGCCCTATTGCTGACGCCGAGCCGCCGCCTTGCCGAAGCCGTTGCCGAAGAAGTCGCGCGGCAGGTGGCGGTGTTGCCGCGCCGCCCCATCATCGAAGGCAGTTTGCAGCGTGGAAGCGGCATCGTGCTCACGCGCGACATTGCCGAAGCCGTGGCGCTCGCCAACGACTACGCCCCTGAACACCTCTGCCTCTTGCTCGAAGACCCGTGGGCGTGGGTGCCGCACATTCAGCACGCAGGCGGTGTGTTCGTGGGTGAAACGGCGTGCGAAGCCCTGGGCGACTACATTGTCGGTCCCAGCCACATCATGCCGACCAGCCGCACCGCCCGCTTTAGCAGTCCCGTCAACGTGCGCGACTTCCAGAAAATCATCAGCCTGTTCGGGGTGAACGAAGACGCCTTGCAGCGCCTCGGTCCCGACGCTATTGCGCTGGCGGAAGCCGAGGGCTTGCAGGCGCACGCTGAAGCCATCCGCAAGCGTCTGCGTGGCTAA
- a CDS encoding M14 family metallopeptidase, which yields MSTPNFNHYYTNAELDALLDEWVRAYPTLIERREIGRSFEGRPIWLLVLTNRETGADTTKPAVWVDANIHATEVAGTTTVLHIVHTLLSGYGADERITRLLDTSTLYAVPRINPDGAELALADQPRYLRSGVRPYPWDELAEGVHQQDVDGDGRILQMRIEDPNGDWTVSELDPRLMRKRRPDEHGGTYYRLLPEGMLEDFDGYIIKIARPREGLDFNRNFPYDWRPENEQRGAGPYPTSEPEIRAIVDFIVNHPNINAALTYHTFSGVILRPYGTKPDDQMNTDDLWVFQKIGQRGSELTGYPCVSVYHDFRYHPKEVITGVFDDWLYDHFGMFAFTVELWDIVGRAGITERKFIEWFRDHPHEDDLKILQWADEHIGPDAFVPWYEFNHPQLGKVELGGWNFMYTWRNPPHHLMGEEAARNTPFVLALADMLPHLHIHTLTVTPLDDDAWHINLVVENSGYLPTYTSQQAKQRHAVRPVRAELTLPDGAVLVSGKRRVELGHLEGRSNKHSVTFAYSPTDNRARAEWVVRAPRGTILTLTVKSERAGELTRTIHLEPEGGSA from the coding sequence ATGTCCACGCCCAACTTCAACCACTACTACACCAACGCCGAACTTGACGCCTTGCTGGACGAGTGGGTGCGCGCCTATCCCACGCTCATCGAACGGCGCGAAATCGGGCGCAGTTTTGAAGGACGCCCCATCTGGTTGCTGGTGCTCACCAATCGCGAAACGGGTGCAGACACCACCAAGCCCGCCGTCTGGGTAGACGCCAACATTCACGCGACCGAAGTCGCCGGCACGACGACCGTTCTGCACATTGTGCACACGTTGCTGAGCGGCTACGGCGCTGATGAGCGCATCACCCGCTTGCTCGATACCAGCACGCTCTACGCCGTGCCGCGCATCAACCCCGACGGCGCCGAACTCGCGCTTGCCGACCAGCCGCGCTATCTGCGCTCTGGCGTGCGTCCCTACCCGTGGGACGAACTCGCCGAGGGCGTCCACCAGCAGGACGTGGACGGCGACGGGCGCATTCTGCAAATGCGCATCGAAGACCCCAACGGTGATTGGACGGTGAGCGAACTCGACCCGCGCCTCATGCGCAAGCGCCGCCCTGACGAACATGGCGGCACGTACTATCGGCTCTTGCCCGAAGGAATGCTCGAAGATTTTGACGGCTACATCATCAAAATTGCCCGCCCGCGCGAAGGGCTGGACTTCAACCGCAACTTTCCCTACGACTGGCGACCCGAAAACGAACAGCGCGGCGCAGGACCGTACCCCACCTCAGAACCGGAAATCCGCGCCATTGTGGACTTTATCGTCAATCATCCCAACATCAACGCCGCGCTCACCTATCACACATTCAGCGGCGTTATTTTGCGACCCTACGGCACCAAACCCGACGACCAGATGAACACCGACGACCTTTGGGTGTTCCAGAAAATCGGGCAACGCGGGAGCGAACTCACCGGCTACCCGTGCGTCTCGGTCTATCACGACTTCCGCTATCACCCCAAAGAAGTGATTACAGGCGTCTTTGATGATTGGCTCTACGACCACTTTGGCATGTTTGCCTTCACCGTCGAACTGTGGGACATCGTTGGTCGGGCGGGCATTACCGAACGCAAATTCATTGAATGGTTCCGCGACCACCCGCACGAAGACGACCTGAAAATTCTGCAATGGGCGGATGAACACATCGGCCCCGACGCCTTTGTGCCGTGGTACGAATTCAACCACCCACAGTTGGGCAAGGTGGAATTGGGCGGCTGGAACTTCATGTACACGTGGCGCAATCCGCCCCACCACCTCATGGGCGAAGAAGCCGCCCGCAACACCCCGTTTGTGCTTGCTCTGGCGGATATGCTGCCGCATCTGCACATTCACACGCTCACCGTCACCCCGCTTGACGATGACGCCTGGCATATCAACCTGGTGGTGGAAAACAGCGGCTACCTGCCCACCTACACCAGCCAGCAAGCCAAACAGCGCCATGCGGTGCGCCCCGTGCGCGCCGAACTGACCCTGCCCGACGGGGCTGTGCTGGTGAGCGGCAAGCGGCGGGTGGAACTTGGGCATCTCGAAGGACGGAGCAACAAGCACAGCGTCACCTTTGCGTACAGCCCCACCGACAACCGCGCCCGCGCCGAGTGGGTGGTACGCGCGCCGCGTGGAACCATACTCACGTTGACGGTCAAAAGCGAACGCGCGGGCGAATTGACGCGCACCATTCACCTTGAACCCGAAGGAGGTTCGGCATGA
- the hisG gene encoding ATP phosphoribosyltransferase, with product MVIDRPLVLALGKGRMFEETTRLFDTIGFDMEPVRRAKKERKMLADEGGGRLRVLLAKDADVPVYVEHGVADMGIVGRDVLWESGADVLVPLLLGALLPSSRCRMVLAGPARWRGRNLCAEPSLTIATKYPNIARHYVWERGLSADVLGLSGNIELACTSGLADLIVDIVQTGTTLRENNLVELETILQVEAALIVNRAAHKLRPHDIQPIVQALETLLDAAMQPNS from the coding sequence ATGGTGATTGATCGCCCGTTGGTGCTGGCGCTGGGCAAGGGGCGCATGTTTGAAGAAACTACGCGCCTGTTTGACACGATTGGCTTTGACATGGAACCGGTGCGCCGTGCGAAAAAAGAGCGCAAAATGCTCGCCGATGAAGGCGGCGGGCGCTTGCGCGTTCTGCTTGCCAAAGACGCCGACGTGCCCGTCTATGTCGAGCATGGTGTCGCCGACATGGGCATTGTGGGGCGCGACGTGTTGTGGGAAAGCGGCGCGGACGTGCTCGTGCCGCTGTTGCTGGGGGCGCTTTTGCCGAGCAGCCGGTGCCGCATGGTGCTTGCTGGTCCCGCCCGTTGGCGTGGGCGCAATTTGTGCGCCGAACCCTCGCTCACCATTGCCACCAAATACCCCAACATCGCGCGGCACTATGTGTGGGAACGGGGGCTGAGCGCCGACGTGCTGGGGCTAAGCGGCAACATCGAACTGGCGTGCACATCGGGGCTTGCCGACCTGATTGTGGACATTGTGCAAACAGGCACCACCCTGCGCGAAAACAACCTTGTCGAACTCGAAACCATCTTGCAGGTGGAAGCCGCGCTGATTGTGAACCGCGCCGCGCACAAGTTGCGCCCGCACGATATTCAGCCTATTGTCCAGGCGCTGGAAACTTTGCTCGACGCCGCCATGCAACCCAACAGTTGA
- the hisZ gene encoding ATP phosphoribosyltransferase regulatory subunit, which yields MNHSTPSRTTHLLRLLPPGVRDIFGDEAARLTLVHRAAEETFWRWGYAPVVLPTFEYYDVLARGFDEQASGKMHRFIDAQGNLLALRPDLTVPVARLVASRLVQEPPPVRLAYVAPVFRYVEPRAGQQREFREIWQAGVECVGVNDADADAEIIALHVATLQAMGVPRFQLNLGHMGFVHGVFDALDKQPPNLAAIRRAIDRKNRHILAEELDRAGVRGAARAALEALPTLWGQGDVLERAAALAPTPRARSAIERLQQIVARLEAYGVRDFVTIDLGEVRGMHYYTGITFETFAPHSGYPIAGGGRYDNLLALYGYDAPAVGFAVFTQRVLDVLEAENAAPDVPRPDALMVACGHAECLADLQRRRAAGQRIELDLSSRSPEGTRRKAAARGIGAVLVCGEWQEVAHGD from the coding sequence ATGAACCACTCAACCCCAAGCCGAACAACGCACCTGTTGCGCTTGTTGCCGCCGGGTGTGCGTGATATTTTCGGCGACGAAGCCGCCCGTCTCACGTTGGTACACCGCGCCGCCGAAGAAACCTTTTGGCGCTGGGGCTACGCCCCCGTGGTCTTGCCAACGTTCGAGTATTACGACGTGCTCGCACGTGGGTTTGACGAACAAGCCAGCGGCAAAATGCACCGCTTCATTGACGCCCAGGGCAACCTGCTCGCCCTGCGCCCCGACCTGACGGTGCCGGTTGCCCGACTGGTCGCCAGCCGCCTGGTGCAAGAACCGCCCCCCGTGCGGCTCGCCTACGTTGCGCCGGTGTTCCGCTACGTGGAACCACGTGCGGGGCAACAGCGCGAATTCCGCGAAATCTGGCAAGCCGGCGTGGAATGCGTCGGCGTCAACGACGCCGACGCCGACGCCGAAATCATCGCCTTGCATGTGGCCACCCTGCAAGCCATGGGTGTGCCCCGCTTCCAACTCAACCTGGGGCATATGGGCTTTGTGCATGGCGTGTTTGACGCGCTGGACAAGCAGCCGCCCAACCTTGCCGCCATTCGCCGCGCCATTGACCGCAAGAACCGCCACATCCTCGCCGAAGAACTCGACCGCGCCGGGGTGCGTGGCGCCGCCCGCGCCGCGCTGGAAGCCTTGCCCACGCTCTGGGGGCAGGGCGACGTTCTCGAACGCGCCGCCGCCCTCGCGCCGACGCCGCGCGCACGCAGCGCCATCGAACGGTTGCAGCAGATTGTGGCGCGTTTGGAAGCCTACGGCGTGCGCGATTTCGTCACCATTGACCTGGGCGAAGTGCGCGGTATGCACTACTACACCGGCATCACGTTTGAAACCTTTGCCCCGCACAGCGGCTATCCCATCGCCGGCGGTGGGCGCTACGACAACCTGCTCGCCCTCTACGGCTACGACGCCCCCGCCGTCGGGTTTGCGGTTTTCACCCAGCGCGTGCTCGACGTCCTGGAAGCCGAAAATGCCGCGCCCGACGTGCCGCGCCCCGACGCGCTCATGGTCGCGTGTGGTCATGCGGAATGCCTGGCGGACTTGCAGCGCCGCCGCGCCGCCGGTCAGCGCATCGAACTTGATTTGAGCAGTCGCTCGCCCGAAGGAACACGCCGCAAAGCCGCCGCGCGCGGCATTGGCGCGGTGCTGGTGTGTGGTGAATGGCAGGAGGTGGCGCATGGTGATTGA